One genomic segment of Gopherus flavomarginatus isolate rGopFla2 chromosome 11, rGopFla2.mat.asm, whole genome shotgun sequence includes these proteins:
- the ZBP1 gene encoding Z-DNA-binding protein 1, whose protein sequence is MANAPPSAASQVEQLIFDHLRTAATPKKAYEIAYACSVTKQEANKVLYKLCKEGKVEKQSDDNKWVVHADAEVECHQKTAELKIDDTTLVPLRQPANAVTPVKDDRKLSEKQEKIYQFLLENGPSSALAIARHMGKKTRKEVNADLYALQKKHVLSQDEDTKLWSVYGQGAGYKLTNPGANKEAGPVFIQNNPTNIIYQGGVQNTISIADSKATQIGNYNSLNLVDKKDDSRPTVPSLRAASENADVLHCEAEAKATLQGGQEIDVTQSTLKNTVIGNDNQMNIITKDFADSREEHLDQYGTPEKNPFGDILSASPGSSLKIVNTPLPGEGRAPSQSVSIVKSEMENVMIGNNNQMSVHEQCGSAGLADEETNEKDDASDSNLISEQSEWTSCDDSSLDQSSDISILCEKLQDVVIGNNNYMNVEETADTESGEGDEDI, encoded by the exons ATGGCAAACGCACCGCCTAGTGCAG CTTCGCAAGTGGAGCAACTCATCTTTGACCACTTAAGGACAGCTGCCACTCCAAAGAAGGCCTATGAGATTGCCTATGCATGttcagttacaaaacaggaagcCAACAAAGTGCTGTACAAGCTGTGTAAGGAGGGAAAGGTTGAGAAGCAGAGTGACGATAACAAATGGGTTGTCCATGCGGATGCAGAGGTGGAATGTCATCAGAAAACCGCCGAGTTGAAAATCG ATGACACCACCCTAGTCCCACTGCGCCAGCCTGCGAATGCTGTGACTCCTGTGAAAGATGACCGCAAACTGTCAGAAAAAC AGGAAAAGATTTACCAGTTTCTGTTAGAAAATGGACCTAGCAGTGCATTGGCCATTGCCAGACATATGGGAAAGAAGACCCGAAAGGAAGTCAATGCAGATTTATACGCGCTGCAGAAAAAACATGTCCTCAGCCAGGACGAAGACACAAAGCTTTGGTCTGTTTACGGACAGGGTGCAG GTTACAAACTAACAAATCCTGGAGCAAATAAGGAAGCTGGGCCAGTTTTTATTCAGAATAATCCAACAAACATTATCTATCAGGGAGGAGTGCAAAACACCATCTCCATAGCTGATTCCAAAGCTACTCAAATTGGAAACTACAACTCGCTGAATCTAGTGGATAAAAAAGATG ATTCTAGACCAACTGTTCCAAGTCTTAGGGCTGCATCAGAGAATGCTGATGTTTTGCACTGTGAAGCAGAAGCTAAAGCAACCCTCCAGGGTGGTCAGGAAATTGATGTCACTCAGTCCACACTCAAGAATACTGTCATTGGTAATGATAATCAAATGAATATCATTACGAAGGACTTCGCTGATAGTCGAGAGGAGCATCTGGACCAATATGGCACTCCAGAAAAGA aTCCATTTGGTGACATTCTTTCTGCCAGCCCTGGATCATCACTGAAAATTGTTAACACGCCCCTCCCCGGGGAAGGGAGAGCTCCATCACAAAGCGTCAGCATCGTCAAGTCGGAGATGGAGAACGTCATGATCGGAAACAACAACCAAATGAGTGTTCATGAGCAATGTGGTTCTGCCGGCCTCGCAGATGAGGAGACAAATGAAAAAGACGATGCTTCAG ATTCCAACTTGATATCAGAGCAAAGCGAATGGACATCCTGTGATGATAGCAGCCTGGATCAGTCAAGTGACATTTCCATCCTTTGTGAAAAGTTGCAAGATGTAGTCATTGGGAACAACAACTATATGAATGTAGAAGAAACTGCGGATACTGAGAGTGGTGAAGGAGATGAAGACATTTAA